Below is a genomic region from Fusarium oxysporum Fo47 chromosome VIII, complete sequence.
TCATTCGTTTAGCATCACACGCCGTTAATCAAGGCTTGGTACGTACCAGCCCCTCCAAATCCTGGGGTCTCAGGCCACTGCGTCATTGGATGTTATAGGCCCTCCCCGCCTCTTTTACTGATGATCTGCTCACGAGCACAGTGTTTCATCTTTCAACCTGATCTCGCGACTACATCACAGGCAAACACCACGTTCAACCGCACTTTATCTCAGATACAACGCCTTGGGCTTCAGCTCTGGCTTTAACCCTTTCAACTCAAGCTTCCGACTATACCAAAATGGCTTCTGCTGTTGATTCTCCCCCGGCGCACTCGCCTCCCACCCATCCTCCTCAACGACCTCGAGGTGAGCTGCCTGACACCATTTGTGACCTCTCTAACATTTCTAGGCATCCTCAAGAACTCGTATCAGAAATCTCCTCCCACTTCACCGAACCACGATCGACCTGCCAGCGACAAGGAGctcaccatcgccaacacTCAAATCAACGCTGGTCACCGTCGTTCCTCTTCTGGAGCTCGCCCCTCTGGATCCCGCCGACAATCAGGTGCCAACGGTTCCATCGGAGACGTTCTCGAACCCTCCCAGCGGCTCAAGTGGGACGAGGCAAACCTCTACCTCACGGAGCAGGAGCGCTCCTCTACCATGAAGATCACAGAACCAAAGACTCCCTATGCCAAACACTACGACCCAGCCGAAGACCCGTCggacgaagacgaggatcCTCTGGCGGACGCTGGTGCTCGTCTTAAGAATTCACGTCCAAGCCGTGAAGATGACATTCCGGGCCTTTCGCTGGGCGAACCGGAAGAGGAGATCCCGGAAGCGGGCGCGCCGTCACCCCGCAGCGAAAAGAGCGTCCACGTCGACGACGAGAGCAGCATCGGCCACAAcgcggaggaggagctggcggGCATGTCTCCCGAGGAGCGTGAGAAGCACAGAAAGTTTGAACAGCTCCGAAAGAGACACTACGAAATGAAAAATGTGGCCCAGCTCCTGGGCCACCCCGAGACGCTCCcggatgaggatgaggatgacgagggtGAGGTGCCGCCTGTGCCACAGGTACCGCGCGTGCCCAACGGTACTGCGTAGGGTGCTGGGGAAGCATGATAAGGGTTGTGAGCTGGCTAGGGCATTAGGATGGAGTTTTGAGGATATCATTATTGGGCGttggcagaggaggagtgTGAGGTTATCTGATTACTCGCTCGCTTTCAAGATTCTGATGGAGACAAAGGGCACATAGTCTCATCGGTAGAGGTCATGTTTCATTTCCTAATATTTACGATTATCCACTCGTAACTGGTGTCGTTCGTGGTGTCGTTATGCTTATTGCCGATGGTTCACAGTAATCCCTTTCTTGCTAATTCAATCTTTCGAGCTGTTTCGCCTGGCCGGAATCCACCACGAGAAACACAAAGACGCTGTCCCTTAGCTAATTCGAACTTTTCTTGCTGAGCATCCCAAGCGCAGGGACAATGGTGAGGAAAGTGGACGCATGCGAGAGTATCGGGGCAGAGGTATTTGTCGCAGACAGCTGTACATGTTAGCAAAGTCAAAAGGTGGTAAATGTACTTACAGTTCTCGTAATTCTGCTTGTAGTGGTTCGCATCGCTTGGGTTGTTTTGCTGTTGCGCTTGATGGTGTTCGTGGCCTCCTTGCTGATTAAACATTTGATCAAAGAAGCCGCCAAATTGGGCATTGACCAAAGTCAAGAGAGACAGAACAGCAAAAAGATACTGcattttgttgatgattATTCTACAGACCAATGTTGATGTTACAACTGGAGTTTAGGGAAGCTGTCCACAtccttatcgataagcgATGACTAAGCGCAAAAACTCCATCAATTGAGGATCAAGCGTTGCTAACCTCACTCAGCCCATATCGTCACGAATCGCCGGCATGAGGTTCCTTACGATGCAGCGGCCAATATTGGCTGCTGTGGCTAGTCTAGCCAGGCCGGCTTTCACACCTGTCACTCCTCTAGGTGTCCAATTGGCCAATTCCCTCGTCCAAGGTCATCGATTTGCCTCGGTCAAGTCACAGGGAGCatacaagaagaagcccaagagGGGTATTCCAAAGAAGCTCGGTGCAAAGCGTACAGGAGGTATGTTTACGCTGTGAATGGACCGGGCTGGGCTGACCTTTAGATCAATTCGTCATTCCTGGAAACATCCTCTACAAACAGCGTGGTACGCATTGGTGGCCTGGAGAGAACTGCATCATGGGCCGAGATCATACCATTCACGCAATGGCAACCGGATACGTCAAATACTACCGCGATCCCTCGCTACACCCCGACCGCAAATACATCGGCGTGGTCTTTGACAAGAACGACACGCTACCATATCCCGCTCACGCCCAGCGCAAGCGAAAACTAAACATGACCGCCTTCCCCATCAAAGAAGTCGCCGCCCAACCCGAGATCTCGCCGTCCGGAATACCCTTCCAGGTCAACCGTGTCGAAGCGGGCGAACCAGACAGATTGCTCAAGCTGCGAAAGGACTACAGTTATCGTGAAGATAACTGGGCTATTGGAAAGCTGGCCAAGACGACGggcctcaagaccaagaggTTCAGGACGCGAAAGCAGTGGTTCAGACATAGACGATGGAGACGGGAGAGGGAACTCGAGGGGCAGAGAAAGGCGGAGCAGAAGAGGGCTGAGAGTGGTGGGGAGATTAAGGCTGTCAAGATGCTTAGCCAGAAGCAAGCTaagaaggcgaagaaggcttcaaagaagaaatagcCGTTAGATGCGACAGAAGAGGCTGCTGTAGAATAGGTGGACAAGTGTATGTATAGCTGTACATTATGAGACATGTCGAAATCATGAATCACTGCAGTAGAAGTGAACCTGAAAATAGATCTGTTTGTAAATTCCCAAACAGTATTAATTGCATGTAACGTTAATTGTGATAATACTGCGTTGGCGGAGAGGTCACTGTTGGAGGGGACCTGGAGAGGTATCTCGCACCTTATTTCTGCAGCGAGGTACATTAGGCCCCTAACCGCGCTATAACCTCGTTCGCGTCGGCGCGTCTCCAGTTCactttcatcatcagcctcactCACAGCGTTTCATCTCACCCGTGTGCAACCCGACTTGGGCTTCTTATTCGTTCCTTCATTTCACTTCTCAGTCCGTTTCTGCACTCGCCCATGGGATTTTTCGCAACCTACAGCCAATGCTTGACCCTACAATGCCCGGCAATGAAGACCCTTCAATGACAAAGAACACAGGCTTTATACCATGGAATCCAGCCCTCAAAGCCAACGTCAACATCCCGGAACCTTCACGTATCGTCAGCGACATCGTCGGTAGCGCAGCCGTCAAAGCTTCAGCGGCTGGTATACTATCAAGTAACCCTCGAATTCAAGCAGCTCAGTCTGAATGGGAACGTAGACAGTGTATGTCTCTTTTAAGGCGTCGTTCATTTCTGACATGACCAGCACAATACCTCTCAAAGGCTTCCGAATCGTCTCAAGTGATCCCTCAAAAGAGAAACTCACCCTCAGACCTTCTCCCAAAAAGGACTCCCGCTGATTACGCACGTGTTCGTGAAGCTCGTCGCTTTACGGAAGACGAAGTCGCTAAACAATTAGCTGAGATCAACAGTGCAGCTATCAAGAAGAGCGCCATGCATCATTCATCTCAATCTCCGGTGGTTTCTCTCACCGGGGCCGAGTTGCTCAAAAAGTACACTGGTCAAGggacaccatcaccaacacctgGACCAGCAAGATCGCCTGATTCGTTAGTACCTGATACTCGATTGGAGGcaatcatcatggctgaacCTGGTCGAGCCTACACTGTATATCCTTGTAGGTCCTCGAAATCAACTGCACCGAGCTGATCTAACATACTCAGTCTCCGAAGGTGGTTCTACCTCTGCTCGCGGGGCACTTATTCCGGCAAACTACAAACTTCACGATGACCCTGAACTTCCATACGTATGTCCTGTGCGAGATTGCCGCCGCGTGTTTGGCAAACTCAATGGTCTTGGTGGACATTTTGGCGCTGGCCATTGTTCGACGACATTCAATGACAACGGAGATGGCACATTGTCCAAGGTCGGTAGCTATCAGAAGGATGGTCCTGGAGGTACACCCGGGATTGTTGTTTCCAGAAACCCACTCCCTCCTGATGCGCCACCTCCAGTTGATCCAGGATTGTCTGTGTTCGCTTCATTCCAGCAAAACCGAGTATCTCGAGCTGCCGAACAGGAAAAAAAGACAACACGCTCACAGGATCGCACCTACCTGCCTCAAGCTATGCAAGAATCGGAGGTGAAGCAATATCTCCACCAACACCTCAGTCCAGCCCAAAAGTCTCACCAACGAGAGGACATCGATTTCATGTTGACATTGCCTCGCAGACGCGAGCTGCCCGAGAGTTGGAAGCATACCCACCGGGGAAGCAACCTGGATGTCACTCATTATTCCTGTGCAGTAGCATATCTCACAGGTACAGTTGTGGTTGGTAGCGAGCAGTGTACGGTTAATACCACTCGACCATCTGCACGACTATCGCAACCCTGCATCCGTCTCCCAATTGGCATGTCTGCGTCAGCGAAACAAGCATTTTCTGCTCTAGAGTCTTGCGTGGGATGCAGATATTGGTGTCATCTGCAGCGACGCTCAAACGGCTGTGACTGGTGTCCTGAGCCAAAACTGGGACGAGGGGCTTCTGGTTCATCgaggtcttcttcttgggaaCTGAATCCTCCGATGGATCTCGACGATTTTAAGGGTGTCGACACCATGACCGAGGTCCAGCCAAAGCGAAGAAAAAGACGTTCTTCTGGGAATGATGTTGCCATGAGAGACCAAACACTTACCATCATGGGCAGACCTGAAATCGGCGTTGAATTGGAAATGGAGGATTGGGAGGTTGCTCCAGGAAGGATAAAGGATGAATCTTCCTCAGACAGTGAGTTTCCCGTTGTCCGTGAGGCGCAGCTAACAGGACAGATGTCGCCTATTCCAACTCGTATCTCACCAGCGGTCAACCCGTCACCGTTTCCGAGGACGTCAGCTTCAACATCATGGTTCTCAAACCTGGTAGCGCTAATCATTGGGCTGTTGAAGACGACAAACTGCGAACATGCTCCG
It encodes:
- a CDS encoding mitochondrial 54S ribosomal protein YmL2; this encodes MRFLTMQRPILAAVASLARPAFTPVTPLGVQLANSLVQGHRFASVKSQGAYKKKPKRGIPKKLGAKRTGDQFVIPGNILYKQRGTHWWPGENCIMGRDHTIHAMATGYVKYYRDPSLHPDRKYIGVVFDKNDTLPYPAHAQRKRKLNMTAFPIKEVAAQPEISPSGIPFQVNRVEAGEPDRLLKLRKDYSYREDNWAIGKLAKTTGLKTKRFRTRKQWFRHRRWRRERELEGQRKAEQKRAESGGEIKAVKMLSQKQAKKAKKASKKK